The proteins below come from a single Ovis aries strain OAR_USU_Benz2616 breed Rambouillet chromosome 18, ARS-UI_Ramb_v3.0, whole genome shotgun sequence genomic window:
- the PRC1 gene encoding protein regulator of cytokinesis 1 isoform X3: MRRSEVLAEESIVCLQKALNHLREIWELIGIPEDQRLQRTEVVKKHIKDLLDMMIAEEESLKERLIKSIAVCQKELNTLCSELNVEPFHEEGETTILQLEKDLRTQVELRRKQKKERKQELKILQEQDQELCEILCMPHYEIDSTSVPSLEELNQFRQHVATLRETKASRREEFVNIKRQIILCMEELEHTPDTSFERDVVCEDEEAFCLSLENIATLQKLLRQLEVRKSQNEAVCEGLRAQIRELWDRLQIPAEEREAVATVMTGSKAKVRKALQLEVDRLEELKMQNMKKVIEAIRVEVAQYWDKCFYSQEQRQAFAAYYSEDYTENLLQLHDAEIVRLRNYYEVHKELFEGVQKWEESWRLFLEFERKASDPSRFTNRGGNLLKEEKQRAKLQKTLPKLEEELKARIEMWEREHSKAFVVNGQKFMEYVTEQWEMHRLEKERAKQERQLKNKKQTETEMLYGSTPRTPNKRRGPTPSTPGKVRKLNTTTMSNATANSSIRPVFSGTVYRSPVSRLPPSGSKPVITSTCSGKKTPRAVKHGANKENLELNGSILSGGYPDSAPPRRNFSINSVASTYSEFAKDPSLSDSSTVGLQRELSKASKSDAASRILNSTNIQS, encoded by the exons ATGAGGAGAAG tGAGGTGCTGGCAGAGGAGTCTATAGTATGTCTCCAGAAAGCCCTGAATCACCTTCGGGAAATATGGGAATTGATTGGCATTCCAGAGGACCAGCGGTTACAAAGAACTGAGGTTGTAAAGAAGCACATCAAG GACCTCCTGGATATGATGATTGCTGAAGAGGAAAGCCTGAAGGAAAGACTCATCAAAAGCATAGCCGTCTGTCAGAAAGAGCTGAACACTCTGTGCAGCGAGTTAAATGTCGAGCCTTTTCAT GAAGAAGGAGAGACAACCATCTTGCAACTAGAAAAGGATTTGCGCACTCAGGTGGAActgaggagaaaacagaaaaaggaaagaaaacaagaactgAAAATCCTTCAAGAACAAGATCAAGAACTGTGTGAAATTCTTTGCATGCCCCATTATGAAATTGACAGCACCTCAGTTCCCAGTTTAGAAGAGCTGAACCAGTTTAGACAACACGTGGCAACTCTGAGGGAAACAAAG GCATCTAGGCGTGAGGAGTTTGTTAACATAAAGAGACAGATCATACTGTGTATGGAGGAATTGGAGCACACGCCAGACACAAGCTTTGAAAGAGATGTGGTGTGTGAAGATGAAGAAGCCTTCTGTTTATCTCTGGAAAATATTGCAACACTACAGAAGTTGCTCCGGCAG CTGGAAGTGCGAAAATCACAAAATGAAGCAGTGTGTGAGGGGCTGCGTGCTCAGATACGAGAGCTCTGGGATAGGTTGCAAATACCTGCAGAAGAAAGAGAAGCTGTGGCCACGGTTATGACTGGGTCGAAGGCCAAGGTCCGGAAAGCG CTGCAATTAGAAGTGGATCGGTTGGAAGAACTTAAAATGCAAAACATGAAGAAAGTGATTGAGGCAATCCGAGTGGAGGTGGCTCAGTACTGGGACAAGTGTTTTTACAGCCAGGAGCAGAGGCAGGCTTTCGCTGCTTACTACTCTG AGGACTACACAGAAAATCTGCTCCAGCTCCATGATGCTGAGATCGTGCGGTTAAGAAACTACTATGAGGTTCACAAAGAACTCTTTGAAGGTGTCCAGAAGTGGGAAGAGAGCTGGAGGCTTTTCTTAGAGTTTGAG AGAAAAGCTTCAGATCCAAGTCGATTTACAAATCGTGGAGGAAATCTTCtaaaagaggaaaagcagagagCCAAGCTCCAAAAAACACTCCCTAAG TTGGAAGAGGAGTTGAAAGCAAGGATTGAAATGTGGGAACGGGAGCATTCAAAGGCATTTGTGGTGAATGGACAGAAATTCATGGAGTACGTAACAGAACAGTGGGAGATGCACCGATTGGAGAAAGAGAGAGCCAAGCAGGAACGA caactaaagaacaagaagcagacagagacagagatgctCTACGGCAGTACTCCGCGAACACCCAACAAGCGCCGAGGACCGACACCCAGCACTCCAGGCAAAGTGCGCAAG CTGAACACTACCACCATGTCCAATGCTACGGCCAACAGCAGCATTCGGCCTGTCTTTTCGGGGACAGTCTACCGCTCTCCTGTGTCTCGACTTCCACCTTCTGGCAGCAAG CCAGTCATCACTTCCACCTGTTCGGGGAAAAAAACACCCCGTGCCGTCAAGCATGGAGCCAACAAGGAGAACCTGGAGCTCAATGGCAGCATCCTCAGCGGTGGGTACCCTGACTCGGCCCCCCCACGGCGCAACTTCAGCATTAATTCTGTTGCCAGCACCTATTCTGAGTTTGCG AAGGATCCGTCCCTCTCTGACAGCTCCACTGTTGGGCTTCAG CGCGAACTTTCAAAGGCTTCCAAATCTGATGCTGCTTCCCGAATCCTCAATTCAACCAACATCCAGTCCTGA
- the PRC1 gene encoding protein regulator of cytokinesis 1 isoform X1, with translation MRRSEVLAEESIVCLQKALNHLREIWELIGIPEDQRLQRTEVVKKHIKDLLDMMIAEEESLKERLIKSIAVCQKELNTLCSELNVEPFHEEGETTILQLEKDLRTQVELRRKQKKERKQELKILQEQDQELCEILCMPHYEIDSTSVPSLEELNQFRQHVATLRETKASRREEFVNIKRQIILCMEELEHTPDTSFERDVVCEDEEAFCLSLENIATLQKLLRQLEVRKSQNEAVCEGLRAQIRELWDRLQIPAEEREAVATVMTGSKAKVRKALQLEVDRLEELKMQNMKKVIEAIRVEVAQYWDKCFYSQEQRQAFAAYYSEDYTENLLQLHDAEIVRLRNYYEVHKELFEGVQKWEESWRLFLEFERKASDPSRFTNRGGNLLKEEKQRAKLQKTLPKLEEELKARIEMWEREHSKAFVVNGQKFMEYVTEQWEMHRLEKERAKQERQLKNKKQTETEMLYGSTPRTPNKRRGPTPSTPGKVRKLNTTTMSNATANSSIRPVFSGTVYRSPVSRLPPSGSKPVITSTCSGKKTPRAVKHGANKENLELNGSILSGGYPDSAPPRRNFSINSVASTYSEFAKDPSLSDSSTVGLQVCMATPACPMSLFQADLSSAGFIPMWAQGCTNQ, from the exons ATGAGGAGAAG tGAGGTGCTGGCAGAGGAGTCTATAGTATGTCTCCAGAAAGCCCTGAATCACCTTCGGGAAATATGGGAATTGATTGGCATTCCAGAGGACCAGCGGTTACAAAGAACTGAGGTTGTAAAGAAGCACATCAAG GACCTCCTGGATATGATGATTGCTGAAGAGGAAAGCCTGAAGGAAAGACTCATCAAAAGCATAGCCGTCTGTCAGAAAGAGCTGAACACTCTGTGCAGCGAGTTAAATGTCGAGCCTTTTCAT GAAGAAGGAGAGACAACCATCTTGCAACTAGAAAAGGATTTGCGCACTCAGGTGGAActgaggagaaaacagaaaaaggaaagaaaacaagaactgAAAATCCTTCAAGAACAAGATCAAGAACTGTGTGAAATTCTTTGCATGCCCCATTATGAAATTGACAGCACCTCAGTTCCCAGTTTAGAAGAGCTGAACCAGTTTAGACAACACGTGGCAACTCTGAGGGAAACAAAG GCATCTAGGCGTGAGGAGTTTGTTAACATAAAGAGACAGATCATACTGTGTATGGAGGAATTGGAGCACACGCCAGACACAAGCTTTGAAAGAGATGTGGTGTGTGAAGATGAAGAAGCCTTCTGTTTATCTCTGGAAAATATTGCAACACTACAGAAGTTGCTCCGGCAG CTGGAAGTGCGAAAATCACAAAATGAAGCAGTGTGTGAGGGGCTGCGTGCTCAGATACGAGAGCTCTGGGATAGGTTGCAAATACCTGCAGAAGAAAGAGAAGCTGTGGCCACGGTTATGACTGGGTCGAAGGCCAAGGTCCGGAAAGCG CTGCAATTAGAAGTGGATCGGTTGGAAGAACTTAAAATGCAAAACATGAAGAAAGTGATTGAGGCAATCCGAGTGGAGGTGGCTCAGTACTGGGACAAGTGTTTTTACAGCCAGGAGCAGAGGCAGGCTTTCGCTGCTTACTACTCTG AGGACTACACAGAAAATCTGCTCCAGCTCCATGATGCTGAGATCGTGCGGTTAAGAAACTACTATGAGGTTCACAAAGAACTCTTTGAAGGTGTCCAGAAGTGGGAAGAGAGCTGGAGGCTTTTCTTAGAGTTTGAG AGAAAAGCTTCAGATCCAAGTCGATTTACAAATCGTGGAGGAAATCTTCtaaaagaggaaaagcagagagCCAAGCTCCAAAAAACACTCCCTAAG TTGGAAGAGGAGTTGAAAGCAAGGATTGAAATGTGGGAACGGGAGCATTCAAAGGCATTTGTGGTGAATGGACAGAAATTCATGGAGTACGTAACAGAACAGTGGGAGATGCACCGATTGGAGAAAGAGAGAGCCAAGCAGGAACGA caactaaagaacaagaagcagacagagacagagatgctCTACGGCAGTACTCCGCGAACACCCAACAAGCGCCGAGGACCGACACCCAGCACTCCAGGCAAAGTGCGCAAG CTGAACACTACCACCATGTCCAATGCTACGGCCAACAGCAGCATTCGGCCTGTCTTTTCGGGGACAGTCTACCGCTCTCCTGTGTCTCGACTTCCACCTTCTGGCAGCAAG CCAGTCATCACTTCCACCTGTTCGGGGAAAAAAACACCCCGTGCCGTCAAGCATGGAGCCAACAAGGAGAACCTGGAGCTCAATGGCAGCATCCTCAGCGGTGGGTACCCTGACTCGGCCCCCCCACGGCGCAACTTCAGCATTAATTCTGTTGCCAGCACCTATTCTGAGTTTGCG AAGGATCCGTCCCTCTCTGACAGCTCCACTGTTGGGCTTCAGGTCTGTATGGCAACCCCTGCATGTCCCATGTCCCTTTTCCAAGCTGATCTGTCATCTGCTGGCTTCATTCCCATGTGGGCACAGGGCTGCACTAACCAATAA
- the PRC1 gene encoding protein regulator of cytokinesis 1 isoform X2 yields MRRSEVLAEESIVCLQKALNHLREIWELIGIPEDQRLQRTEVVKKHIKDLLDMMIAEEESLKERLIKSIAVCQKELNTLCSELNVEPFHEEGETTILQLEKDLRTQVELRRKQKKERKQELKILQEQDQELCEILCMPHYEIDSTSVPSLEELNQFRQHVATLRETKASRREEFVNIKRQIILCMEELEHTPDTSFERDVVCEDEEAFCLSLENIATLQKLLRQLEVRKSQNEAVCEGLRAQIRELWDRLQIPAEEREAVATVMTGSKAKVRKALQLEVDRLEELKMQNMKKVIEAIRVEVAQYWDKCFYSQEQRQAFAAYYSEDYTENLLQLHDAEIVRLRNYYEVHKELFEGVQKWEESWRLFLEFERKASDPSRFTNRGGNLLKEEKQRAKLQKTLPKLEEELKARIEMWEREHSKAFVVNGQKFMEYVTEQWEMHRLEKERAKQERQLKNKKQTETEMLYGSTPRTPNKRRGPTPSTPGKVRKLNTTTMSNATANSSIRPVFSGTVYRSPVSRLPPSGSKPVITSTCSGKKTPRAVKHGANKENLELNGSILSGGYPDSAPPRRNFSINSVASTYSEFADPSLSDSSTVGLQVCMATPACPMSLFQADLSSAGFIPMWAQGCTNQ; encoded by the exons ATGAGGAGAAG tGAGGTGCTGGCAGAGGAGTCTATAGTATGTCTCCAGAAAGCCCTGAATCACCTTCGGGAAATATGGGAATTGATTGGCATTCCAGAGGACCAGCGGTTACAAAGAACTGAGGTTGTAAAGAAGCACATCAAG GACCTCCTGGATATGATGATTGCTGAAGAGGAAAGCCTGAAGGAAAGACTCATCAAAAGCATAGCCGTCTGTCAGAAAGAGCTGAACACTCTGTGCAGCGAGTTAAATGTCGAGCCTTTTCAT GAAGAAGGAGAGACAACCATCTTGCAACTAGAAAAGGATTTGCGCACTCAGGTGGAActgaggagaaaacagaaaaaggaaagaaaacaagaactgAAAATCCTTCAAGAACAAGATCAAGAACTGTGTGAAATTCTTTGCATGCCCCATTATGAAATTGACAGCACCTCAGTTCCCAGTTTAGAAGAGCTGAACCAGTTTAGACAACACGTGGCAACTCTGAGGGAAACAAAG GCATCTAGGCGTGAGGAGTTTGTTAACATAAAGAGACAGATCATACTGTGTATGGAGGAATTGGAGCACACGCCAGACACAAGCTTTGAAAGAGATGTGGTGTGTGAAGATGAAGAAGCCTTCTGTTTATCTCTGGAAAATATTGCAACACTACAGAAGTTGCTCCGGCAG CTGGAAGTGCGAAAATCACAAAATGAAGCAGTGTGTGAGGGGCTGCGTGCTCAGATACGAGAGCTCTGGGATAGGTTGCAAATACCTGCAGAAGAAAGAGAAGCTGTGGCCACGGTTATGACTGGGTCGAAGGCCAAGGTCCGGAAAGCG CTGCAATTAGAAGTGGATCGGTTGGAAGAACTTAAAATGCAAAACATGAAGAAAGTGATTGAGGCAATCCGAGTGGAGGTGGCTCAGTACTGGGACAAGTGTTTTTACAGCCAGGAGCAGAGGCAGGCTTTCGCTGCTTACTACTCTG AGGACTACACAGAAAATCTGCTCCAGCTCCATGATGCTGAGATCGTGCGGTTAAGAAACTACTATGAGGTTCACAAAGAACTCTTTGAAGGTGTCCAGAAGTGGGAAGAGAGCTGGAGGCTTTTCTTAGAGTTTGAG AGAAAAGCTTCAGATCCAAGTCGATTTACAAATCGTGGAGGAAATCTTCtaaaagaggaaaagcagagagCCAAGCTCCAAAAAACACTCCCTAAG TTGGAAGAGGAGTTGAAAGCAAGGATTGAAATGTGGGAACGGGAGCATTCAAAGGCATTTGTGGTGAATGGACAGAAATTCATGGAGTACGTAACAGAACAGTGGGAGATGCACCGATTGGAGAAAGAGAGAGCCAAGCAGGAACGA caactaaagaacaagaagcagacagagacagagatgctCTACGGCAGTACTCCGCGAACACCCAACAAGCGCCGAGGACCGACACCCAGCACTCCAGGCAAAGTGCGCAAG CTGAACACTACCACCATGTCCAATGCTACGGCCAACAGCAGCATTCGGCCTGTCTTTTCGGGGACAGTCTACCGCTCTCCTGTGTCTCGACTTCCACCTTCTGGCAGCAAG CCAGTCATCACTTCCACCTGTTCGGGGAAAAAAACACCCCGTGCCGTCAAGCATGGAGCCAACAAGGAGAACCTGGAGCTCAATGGCAGCATCCTCAGCGGTGGGTACCCTGACTCGGCCCCCCCACGGCGCAACTTCAGCATTAATTCTGTTGCCAGCACCTATTCTGAGTTTGCG GATCCGTCCCTCTCTGACAGCTCCACTGTTGGGCTTCAGGTCTGTATGGCAACCCCTGCATGTCCCATGTCCCTTTTCCAAGCTGATCTGTCATCTGCTGGCTTCATTCCCATGTGGGCACAGGGCTGCACTAACCAATAA
- the PRC1 gene encoding protein regulator of cytokinesis 1 isoform X4 — translation MRRSEVLAEESIVCLQKALNHLREIWELIGIPEDQRLQRTEVVKKHIKDLLDMMIAEEESLKERLIKSIAVCQKELNTLCSELNVEPFHEEGETTILQLEKDLRTQVELRRKQKKERKQELKILQEQDQELCEILCMPHYEIDSTSVPSLEELNQFRQHVATLRETKASRREEFVNIKRQIILCMEELEHTPDTSFERDVVCEDEEAFCLSLENIATLQKLLRQLEVRKSQNEAVCEGLRAQIRELWDRLQIPAEEREAVATVMTGSKAKVRKALQLEVDRLEELKMQNMKKVIEAIRVEVAQYWDKCFYSQEQRQAFAAYYSEDYTENLLQLHDAEIVRLRNYYEVHKELFEGVQKWEESWRLFLEFERKASDPSRFTNRGGNLLKEEKQRAKLQKTLPKLEEELKARIEMWEREHSKAFVVNGQKFMEYVTEQWEMHRLEKERAKQERQLKNKKQTETEMLYGSTPRTPNKRRGPTPSTPGKVRKLNTTTMSNATANSSIRPVFSGTVYRSPVSRLPPSGSKPVITSTCSGKKTPRAVKHGANKENLELNGSILSGGYPDSAPPRRNFSINSVASTYSEFADPSLSDSSTVGLQRELSKASKSDAASRILNSTNIQS, via the exons ATGAGGAGAAG tGAGGTGCTGGCAGAGGAGTCTATAGTATGTCTCCAGAAAGCCCTGAATCACCTTCGGGAAATATGGGAATTGATTGGCATTCCAGAGGACCAGCGGTTACAAAGAACTGAGGTTGTAAAGAAGCACATCAAG GACCTCCTGGATATGATGATTGCTGAAGAGGAAAGCCTGAAGGAAAGACTCATCAAAAGCATAGCCGTCTGTCAGAAAGAGCTGAACACTCTGTGCAGCGAGTTAAATGTCGAGCCTTTTCAT GAAGAAGGAGAGACAACCATCTTGCAACTAGAAAAGGATTTGCGCACTCAGGTGGAActgaggagaaaacagaaaaaggaaagaaaacaagaactgAAAATCCTTCAAGAACAAGATCAAGAACTGTGTGAAATTCTTTGCATGCCCCATTATGAAATTGACAGCACCTCAGTTCCCAGTTTAGAAGAGCTGAACCAGTTTAGACAACACGTGGCAACTCTGAGGGAAACAAAG GCATCTAGGCGTGAGGAGTTTGTTAACATAAAGAGACAGATCATACTGTGTATGGAGGAATTGGAGCACACGCCAGACACAAGCTTTGAAAGAGATGTGGTGTGTGAAGATGAAGAAGCCTTCTGTTTATCTCTGGAAAATATTGCAACACTACAGAAGTTGCTCCGGCAG CTGGAAGTGCGAAAATCACAAAATGAAGCAGTGTGTGAGGGGCTGCGTGCTCAGATACGAGAGCTCTGGGATAGGTTGCAAATACCTGCAGAAGAAAGAGAAGCTGTGGCCACGGTTATGACTGGGTCGAAGGCCAAGGTCCGGAAAGCG CTGCAATTAGAAGTGGATCGGTTGGAAGAACTTAAAATGCAAAACATGAAGAAAGTGATTGAGGCAATCCGAGTGGAGGTGGCTCAGTACTGGGACAAGTGTTTTTACAGCCAGGAGCAGAGGCAGGCTTTCGCTGCTTACTACTCTG AGGACTACACAGAAAATCTGCTCCAGCTCCATGATGCTGAGATCGTGCGGTTAAGAAACTACTATGAGGTTCACAAAGAACTCTTTGAAGGTGTCCAGAAGTGGGAAGAGAGCTGGAGGCTTTTCTTAGAGTTTGAG AGAAAAGCTTCAGATCCAAGTCGATTTACAAATCGTGGAGGAAATCTTCtaaaagaggaaaagcagagagCCAAGCTCCAAAAAACACTCCCTAAG TTGGAAGAGGAGTTGAAAGCAAGGATTGAAATGTGGGAACGGGAGCATTCAAAGGCATTTGTGGTGAATGGACAGAAATTCATGGAGTACGTAACAGAACAGTGGGAGATGCACCGATTGGAGAAAGAGAGAGCCAAGCAGGAACGA caactaaagaacaagaagcagacagagacagagatgctCTACGGCAGTACTCCGCGAACACCCAACAAGCGCCGAGGACCGACACCCAGCACTCCAGGCAAAGTGCGCAAG CTGAACACTACCACCATGTCCAATGCTACGGCCAACAGCAGCATTCGGCCTGTCTTTTCGGGGACAGTCTACCGCTCTCCTGTGTCTCGACTTCCACCTTCTGGCAGCAAG CCAGTCATCACTTCCACCTGTTCGGGGAAAAAAACACCCCGTGCCGTCAAGCATGGAGCCAACAAGGAGAACCTGGAGCTCAATGGCAGCATCCTCAGCGGTGGGTACCCTGACTCGGCCCCCCCACGGCGCAACTTCAGCATTAATTCTGTTGCCAGCACCTATTCTGAGTTTGCG GATCCGTCCCTCTCTGACAGCTCCACTGTTGGGCTTCAG CGCGAACTTTCAAAGGCTTCCAAATCTGATGCTGCTTCCCGAATCCTCAATTCAACCAACATCCAGTCCTGA
- the PRC1 gene encoding protein regulator of cytokinesis 1 isoform X7, protein MRRSEVLAEESIVCLQKALNHLREIWELIGIPEDQRLQRTEVVKKHIKDLLDMMIAEEESLKERLIKSIAVCQKELNTLCSELNVEPFHEEGETTILQLEKDLRTQVELRRKQKKERKQELKILQEQDQELCEILCMPHYEIDSTSVPSLEELNQFRQHVATLRETKASRREEFVNIKRQIILCMEELEHTPDTSFERDVVCEDEEAFCLSLENIATLQKLLRQLEVRKSQNEAVCEGLRAQIRELWDRLQIPAEEREAVATVMTGSKAKVRKALQLEVDRLEELKMQNMKKVIEAIRVEVAQYWDKCFYSQEQRQAFAAYYSEDYTENLLQLHDAEIVRLRNYYEVHKELFEGVQKWEESWRLFLEFERKASDPSRFTNRGGNLLKEEKQRAKLQKTLPKLEEELKARIEMWEREHSKAFVVNGQKFMEYVTEQWEMHRLEKERAKQERQLKNKKQTETEMLYGSTPRTPNKRRGPTPSTPGKVRKLNTTTMSNATANSSIRPVFSGTVYRSPVSRLPPSGSKPVITSTCSGKKTPRAVKHGANKENLELNGSILSEGSVPL, encoded by the exons ATGAGGAGAAG tGAGGTGCTGGCAGAGGAGTCTATAGTATGTCTCCAGAAAGCCCTGAATCACCTTCGGGAAATATGGGAATTGATTGGCATTCCAGAGGACCAGCGGTTACAAAGAACTGAGGTTGTAAAGAAGCACATCAAG GACCTCCTGGATATGATGATTGCTGAAGAGGAAAGCCTGAAGGAAAGACTCATCAAAAGCATAGCCGTCTGTCAGAAAGAGCTGAACACTCTGTGCAGCGAGTTAAATGTCGAGCCTTTTCAT GAAGAAGGAGAGACAACCATCTTGCAACTAGAAAAGGATTTGCGCACTCAGGTGGAActgaggagaaaacagaaaaaggaaagaaaacaagaactgAAAATCCTTCAAGAACAAGATCAAGAACTGTGTGAAATTCTTTGCATGCCCCATTATGAAATTGACAGCACCTCAGTTCCCAGTTTAGAAGAGCTGAACCAGTTTAGACAACACGTGGCAACTCTGAGGGAAACAAAG GCATCTAGGCGTGAGGAGTTTGTTAACATAAAGAGACAGATCATACTGTGTATGGAGGAATTGGAGCACACGCCAGACACAAGCTTTGAAAGAGATGTGGTGTGTGAAGATGAAGAAGCCTTCTGTTTATCTCTGGAAAATATTGCAACACTACAGAAGTTGCTCCGGCAG CTGGAAGTGCGAAAATCACAAAATGAAGCAGTGTGTGAGGGGCTGCGTGCTCAGATACGAGAGCTCTGGGATAGGTTGCAAATACCTGCAGAAGAAAGAGAAGCTGTGGCCACGGTTATGACTGGGTCGAAGGCCAAGGTCCGGAAAGCG CTGCAATTAGAAGTGGATCGGTTGGAAGAACTTAAAATGCAAAACATGAAGAAAGTGATTGAGGCAATCCGAGTGGAGGTGGCTCAGTACTGGGACAAGTGTTTTTACAGCCAGGAGCAGAGGCAGGCTTTCGCTGCTTACTACTCTG AGGACTACACAGAAAATCTGCTCCAGCTCCATGATGCTGAGATCGTGCGGTTAAGAAACTACTATGAGGTTCACAAAGAACTCTTTGAAGGTGTCCAGAAGTGGGAAGAGAGCTGGAGGCTTTTCTTAGAGTTTGAG AGAAAAGCTTCAGATCCAAGTCGATTTACAAATCGTGGAGGAAATCTTCtaaaagaggaaaagcagagagCCAAGCTCCAAAAAACACTCCCTAAG TTGGAAGAGGAGTTGAAAGCAAGGATTGAAATGTGGGAACGGGAGCATTCAAAGGCATTTGTGGTGAATGGACAGAAATTCATGGAGTACGTAACAGAACAGTGGGAGATGCACCGATTGGAGAAAGAGAGAGCCAAGCAGGAACGA caactaaagaacaagaagcagacagagacagagatgctCTACGGCAGTACTCCGCGAACACCCAACAAGCGCCGAGGACCGACACCCAGCACTCCAGGCAAAGTGCGCAAG CTGAACACTACCACCATGTCCAATGCTACGGCCAACAGCAGCATTCGGCCTGTCTTTTCGGGGACAGTCTACCGCTCTCCTGTGTCTCGACTTCCACCTTCTGGCAGCAAG CCAGTCATCACTTCCACCTGTTCGGGGAAAAAAACACCCCGTGCCGTCAAGCATGGAGCCAACAAGGAGAACCTGGAGCTCAATGGCAGCATCCTCAGCG AAGGATCCGTCCCTCTCTGA